In Curtobacterium sp. TC1, the following proteins share a genomic window:
- the crtI gene encoding phytoene desaturase family protein, which produces MTPPRAFRPQAAASTTRRKVPARRAVVIGGGISGLASAALLARDGFAVTVLEQRSQLGGRAGSWERDGFRFDTGPSWYLMPEVFDHFFQLLGTSADAELDLVKLDPGYRVYSEGNDEPIDLRADAEANIALFESVEPGAGKRIRKYLASAEDTYAMAIRRFLYTTFQDLTKVAAPDVLRRLPKLARLLLQPLSSRAASAVKDRRLWQILGYPAVFLGTSPYAAPSMYHLMSHLDLADGVLYPKGGITEVIAAVERVARAEGAKIIAGAKVERIVVEDGVATGVVHRDRDGVQHTAPADLVVSAADLQHTEMQLLDREHRTHGAEHWKTRDPGPSAVLVYLGIDGPTPGLLHHTLVFTEDWKANFGAIFGKDRHVPDPASIYVCAPSETDPSVAPRGSSNLFILVPLPADLSIGKGGIDGAGDFEVEQIADRAIDVVAERSGVPDLRDRIRVRRTIGPRDFADDLNAWNGSMLGPAHTLKQSAFFREKNASAKVEGLYYAGASTIPGIGLPMCLISAEVLLKRIHGDTSTEPLPTPLGTPRNRAGTV; this is translated from the coding sequence ATGACCCCGCCCCGCGCCTTCCGTCCGCAGGCCGCCGCCTCCACCACCCGGCGCAAGGTACCTGCGCGGCGCGCCGTCGTCATCGGCGGCGGCATCAGCGGACTGGCGTCCGCCGCGCTGCTCGCGCGGGACGGCTTCGCCGTGACCGTGCTCGAGCAGCGCTCACAGCTCGGCGGCCGTGCCGGTTCGTGGGAGCGTGACGGCTTCCGGTTCGACACCGGGCCGTCGTGGTACCTCATGCCCGAGGTGTTCGACCACTTCTTCCAGCTGCTCGGCACCTCGGCCGACGCCGAACTCGACCTGGTGAAGCTCGACCCCGGGTACCGCGTGTACAGCGAGGGCAACGACGAGCCGATCGACCTGCGGGCCGACGCCGAGGCCAACATCGCGCTGTTCGAGTCCGTCGAGCCCGGAGCCGGCAAGCGCATCCGGAAGTACCTCGCCTCGGCCGAGGACACCTACGCGATGGCGATCCGGCGGTTCCTGTACACGACGTTCCAGGACCTCACGAAGGTCGCCGCGCCCGACGTGCTCCGTCGTCTGCCGAAGCTCGCACGGCTCCTGCTGCAGCCGCTGTCGTCCCGTGCCGCCTCGGCGGTCAAGGACCGGCGACTCTGGCAGATCCTCGGCTACCCGGCGGTGTTCCTCGGGACGAGCCCGTACGCCGCTCCGAGCATGTACCACCTGATGAGCCACCTCGACCTCGCCGACGGGGTGCTCTACCCGAAGGGCGGCATCACCGAGGTGATCGCCGCGGTCGAACGGGTGGCCCGGGCCGAGGGCGCGAAGATCATCGCCGGTGCGAAGGTCGAGCGGATCGTCGTCGAGGACGGCGTCGCCACCGGCGTCGTCCACCGCGACCGTGACGGCGTCCAGCACACCGCCCCGGCCGACCTGGTCGTGAGCGCCGCGGACCTGCAGCACACCGAGATGCAGCTGCTCGACCGCGAGCACCGCACCCACGGCGCCGAGCACTGGAAGACCCGCGACCCCGGGCCGAGCGCGGTGCTCGTGTACCTCGGCATCGACGGCCCGACCCCCGGCCTGCTCCACCACACGCTCGTCTTCACCGAGGACTGGAAGGCGAACTTCGGCGCGATCTTCGGCAAGGACCGGCACGTGCCGGACCCCGCCTCGATCTACGTCTGCGCGCCCTCGGAGACGGACCCGTCCGTCGCGCCCCGCGGCTCGAGCAACCTGTTCATCCTGGTGCCGCTGCCCGCCGACCTGTCCATCGGCAAGGGCGGGATCGACGGCGCCGGCGACTTCGAGGTCGAGCAGATCGCCGACCGCGCCATCGACGTCGTCGCCGAGCGTTCGGGTGTCCCCGACCTGCGGGACCGCATCCGGGTCCGTCGGACGATCGGTCCGCGCGACTTCGCCGACGACCTCAACGCGTGGAACGGGTCGATGCTCGGCCCCGCGCACACGCTGAAGCAGAGCGCGTTCTTCCGCGAGAAGAACGCCTCGGCCAAGGTCGAGGGGCTGTACTACGCCGGGGCGTCCACGATCCCGGGCATCGGCCTGCCGATGTGCCTGATCAGCGCCGAGGTCCTGCTCAAGCGGATCCACGGTGACACGAGCACCGAACCGCTGCCCACCCCGCTCGGCACCCCGCGGAACCGGGCCGGCACCGTCTGA
- a CDS encoding lycopene cyclase domain-containing protein codes for MPGLYLAGLVVSLVGMTVLDARFRLFFWRAPWRAAAVMVVGVAFFMVWDVAGVAFGIFFIGPQNLLTGVLLAPEVPLEELFFLLLLCYSTMDLVGFVRPVVQRATDRRRA; via the coding sequence ATGCCCGGGTTGTACCTCGCCGGCCTGGTCGTCTCGCTGGTCGGGATGACCGTGCTCGACGCCCGCTTCCGGCTGTTCTTCTGGCGGGCACCGTGGCGTGCTGCGGCCGTGATGGTCGTCGGCGTCGCCTTCTTCATGGTGTGGGACGTCGCCGGTGTCGCGTTCGGCATCTTCTTCATCGGCCCGCAGAACCTGCTGACCGGGGTGCTCCTGGCGCCCGAGGTACCACTCGAGGAACTCTTCTTCCTGCTGCTGCTCTGCTACTCGACGATGGACCTGGTCGGCTTCGTCCGGCCCGTCGTGCAGCGCGCGACCGATCGGCGGCGCGCGTGA
- a CDS encoding lycopene cyclase domain-containing protein translates to MNGTGAYALLALPFFGVTAVVAVLAGVVAARRARAAGRRPAVGRRVAGLTSVIAGIALLVMTIVFDNVIVTLRIVAYDPSLISGAKIGAIPVEDLAYAMAAIVLLPSLWVLFDRTGARPAPDPTTAPPEDTK, encoded by the coding sequence GTGAACGGCACCGGGGCGTACGCGCTCCTCGCCCTGCCGTTCTTCGGCGTCACGGCCGTCGTGGCCGTGCTCGCCGGTGTCGTCGCCGCTCGCCGGGCCCGAGCGGCGGGCCGGCGACCTGCGGTCGGGCGCCGGGTCGCGGGGCTCACGTCGGTGATCGCGGGCATCGCCCTGCTCGTGATGACGATCGTGTTCGACAACGTCATCGTGACCCTGCGCATCGTCGCCTACGACCCGTCGCTCATCAGCGGGGCGAAGATCGGCGCGATCCCGGTCGAGGACCTCGCCTACGCGATGGCGGCGATCGTGCTGCTGCCCAGCCTGTGGGTCCTGTTCGACCGGACCGGCGCGCGCCCCGCGCCCGACCCGACCACCGCACCACCGGAGGACACGAAGTGA